The following are from one region of the Candidatus Trichorickettsia mobilis genome:
- a CDS encoding septum formation initiator family protein, giving the protein MSYLRLITLTRFSKQLLFNILLLMSLGYFIFHTIYGDLGVFAYFRLNQQLTKTQSILEDLMAKNIELEHHVKLLKSGDKDFLEEKARNILGIASPRELIFSTTQASVISNEQNP; this is encoded by the coding sequence ATGAGTTATTTGCGTTTAATTACTTTAACAAGATTCTCAAAACAATTGTTGTTTAATATCTTGCTTTTAATGTCGTTAGGGTATTTTATATTTCATACTATTTATGGCGACCTTGGTGTTTTCGCTTACTTCAGGCTAAATCAACAACTAACAAAAACCCAAAGTATCCTTGAAGATTTAATGGCTAAAAATATTGAACTAGAGCATCACGTTAAGCTTTTAAAATCTGGAGATAAGGATTTTTTAGAAGAAAAAGCTCGTAACATTTTAGGAATAGCGTCTCCGAGAGAGCTAATATTTTCAACAACTCAAGCATCAGTAATATCAAATGAGCAAAACCCATAA
- a CDS encoding ribonuclease D codes for MSKTHNNIIMFQNDLPDNFEIPGDLAIDTETMGLNLQRDHLCLLQLSNGDGNAYLIQFIDKNYVAPNLKKLLADESRCKIFHFARFDLAAIKHYLQTDLTNIFCTKIASRLIRTYTDAHSLKELCRELLSIQISKQQQSSYWGNDELTNEQKDYAAKDVLYLHKIRTTLQDMLIKADRLELANKIFAFLPTRVQLDLMGWSETDIFLH; via the coding sequence ATGAGCAAAACCCATAATAACATAATAATGTTTCAAAACGATCTTCCAGATAATTTTGAAATACCAGGCGATTTGGCAATTGATACCGAAACTATGGGACTCAACTTACAACGTGATCATCTTTGTTTACTGCAATTGAGTAATGGCGATGGTAATGCCTACTTGATCCAGTTTATTGATAAGAACTATGTAGCCCCTAATTTAAAGAAATTACTTGCTGATGAAAGTAGGTGCAAAATATTTCATTTTGCCAGATTTGATTTAGCTGCAATAAAACATTATTTACAAACTGATTTGACAAATATTTTTTGTACCAAAATTGCCTCAAGATTAATTAGAACTTACACTGATGCTCATAGTTTAAAAGAATTGTGTCGGGAATTACTAAGCATTCAGATCTCTAAACAACAACAATCTTCTTACTGGGGCAATGATGAATTGACTAATGAACAAAAGGACTATGCAGCAAAAGATGTATTATATTTACATAAGATTCGTACTACATTACAAGATATGCTGATAAAAGCAGACCGGCTTGAACTTGCAAATAAGATTTTTGCATTTTTACCGACTAGAGTGCAGCTGGATTTGATGGGATGGAGTGAGACAGACATCTTCCTCCACTAG
- a CDS encoding KpsF/GutQ family sugar-phosphate isomerase, whose translation MTNHQTTATRVILEEAAALSELAQNIPSSFTNLVDCIISFKGRIILTGIGKSGYIARKIAATFASTGTAALYIHPAEASHGDLGMITEQDLVMMLSNSGETKELFDIINYCKRFAIKIVAMTMNPTSTLATNSDFLLPIPKIREASTIIAPTTSALMMLALGDALTVAVQEAKGFSKDDFRLYHPGGKIGANLLKVKDLMRSGDQLPLVYENTAFTDTIITITQKSLGCAIVINTQYNLIGIITDGDLRRHLKDMSSLKYAYDVMTANPKYILPTQLATEALYIMNNNSITAIPVIEQGILVGVIHIHDLLRVGIS comes from the coding sequence ATGACTAACCACCAAACAACAGCTACCAGAGTAATTTTAGAAGAAGCTGCTGCATTATCTGAACTTGCTCAAAACATACCGTCATCTTTTACTAATTTGGTTGATTGCATTATTAGTTTCAAAGGTAGAATAATACTTACCGGCATTGGTAAAAGTGGATATATTGCACGTAAAATTGCCGCAACTTTTGCCTCTACTGGAACTGCCGCTTTATATATTCACCCAGCTGAGGCCAGCCATGGTGATCTCGGAATGATCACTGAGCAAGATTTAGTGATGATGCTATCTAATTCTGGAGAAACTAAAGAATTATTTGATATTATTAACTATTGTAAGCGGTTTGCTATAAAAATTGTGGCCATGACCATGAATCCTACATCTACTCTTGCTACTAATAGCGATTTTTTATTGCCTATTCCTAAAATTAGAGAAGCTTCAACTATTATCGCCCCAACTACGTCTGCATTAATGATGTTGGCTCTTGGTGATGCTCTCACTGTAGCGGTACAAGAAGCAAAAGGATTTTCAAAAGATGATTTCCGTTTATATCATCCAGGTGGAAAAATTGGAGCAAATTTGCTTAAAGTCAAAGATTTAATGCGATCAGGTGACCAATTACCGCTAGTATACGAAAATACTGCTTTTACCGATACAATTATAACTATCACTCAAAAAAGTCTTGGTTGTGCAATAGTTATTAATACGCAGTATAATTTAATTGGGATAATTACTGATGGAGATTTACGTAGACATTTAAAAGATATGTCTTCCTTAAAATATGCTTATGATGTCATGACGGCTAATCCTAAATATATTTTACCAACGCAACTTGCAACTGAAGCGTTATATATCATGAATAATAACTCAATCACTGCCATTCCGGTAATTGAACAAGGAATATTAGTTGGTGTAATTCATATTCATGATTTGTTAAGAGTGGGCATTAGCTAG
- a CDS encoding type II toxin-antitoxin system Phd/YefM family antitoxin, protein MTIYTTTEARSKLFQLVDETNKTHQPIYIKGKRSNAVILSEEDYESMQETLYLYSIPGLVESILKASAEPIEECVSHDEVWK, encoded by the coding sequence ATGACCATCTACACAACTACAGAAGCTAGATCTAAATTATTTCAACTAGTTGATGAAACCAATAAAACACATCAACCAATATATATAAAAGGCAAGCGTAGCAATGCGGTGATTTTATCAGAGGAAGATTATGAATCTATGCAGGAAACTTTATACTTATATTCTATACCAGGTTTAGTGGAATCAATACTTAAAGCTAGCGCAGAACCTATAGAAGAATGTGTTTCGCACGATGAAGTCTGGAAATAA
- a CDS encoding type II toxin-antitoxin system mRNA interferase toxin, RelE/StbE family, translating into MLYTLVYSKESERDAYKLKAAKLATKVEKLCQDLANNPEPIYSKKLSGDLFGKRSIRINLQNRLVYEILEKQKIVKILKM; encoded by the coding sequence ATGTTATATACCTTGGTATATTCTAAAGAATCTGAACGTGATGCGTATAAACTAAAAGCAGCTAAATTAGCAACAAAAGTAGAAAAACTTTGTCAAGACTTAGCTAATAATCCAGAGCCAATTTATAGTAAAAAATTGTCCGGTGACTTATTTGGTAAGCGCTCGATAAGAATTAATTTACAAAATAGATTAGTCTATGAGATTCTAGAAAAACAAAAAATAGTAAAAATACTAAAAATGTAG
- a CDS encoding RluA family pseudouridine synthase — MTCITVNVEIPSRLDRYLRRNYPELTQGIIEQLLRRGQIKLNGRKVHAGIRVVNGDKILIQERVSIKFNSSSSIEQSFSPAIKNLAGKLLQEYQLYSDDNLLAINKPHALATQGGSKIRLSIQDALCYLNTKGNDFKLVHRLDKDTSGLLLIAKNYLTAYKLTTAFSNKTIQKIYLAIVYGRPPQSSGEIQGMIAKNRTGVYEKVADDNNGKLAITKYKVLATDGKRSLIEFIPLTGRMHQLRFHALKLGCPIIGDKKYSTSITKHEPPMLLHARKIIIPSSLWGFDLTIEADLPEYFLTIMNSIN, encoded by the coding sequence ATGACATGTATTACAGTCAATGTTGAGATTCCTAGCAGATTAGATCGATATTTGCGCCGAAATTATCCAGAGCTTACTCAAGGAATCATTGAACAACTACTGCGGCGAGGCCAAATTAAACTTAATGGTCGTAAGGTGCATGCTGGTATTCGTGTAGTGAATGGAGATAAAATATTAATTCAAGAACGGGTAAGTATAAAATTTAATTCATCATCATCAATAGAACAGAGCTTCTCTCCAGCAATTAAAAATTTAGCTGGTAAATTATTACAGGAATATCAACTATATTCAGATGATAATTTATTAGCTATCAATAAACCTCATGCTCTTGCAACTCAAGGAGGCAGTAAAATTAGACTCTCTATTCAAGATGCATTATGTTATCTGAATACTAAAGGAAATGATTTTAAGCTAGTACATAGATTAGATAAAGATACTAGTGGCTTGTTATTAATTGCCAAGAATTATTTGACAGCGTACAAATTAACAACTGCATTCTCTAATAAAACTATTCAGAAAATTTATCTAGCTATTGTCTATGGGAGGCCACCACAAAGCTCTGGAGAAATACAAGGAATGATTGCCAAAAACCGAACTGGAGTATATGAGAAAGTTGCGGATGATAATAATGGCAAGCTCGCAATTACGAAATATAAAGTATTAGCCACTGATGGCAAGAGATCACTAATAGAATTTATACCGCTTACCGGTAGAATGCATCAATTACGATTTCATGCTTTAAAACTAGGGTGCCCAATAATTGGTGATAAGAAGTACTCTACTTCAATAACAAAACATGAACCACCTATGTTATTGCATGCAAGAAAAATTATTATTCCTTCTTCTCTATGGGGTTTTGATCTAACTATTGAAGCTGACTTACCAGAATATTTTCTGACAATTATGAATAGCATCAACTAA
- a CDS encoding DUF4153 domain-containing protein: protein MIKNFIDSNIYQLKKTLCRFSLVILCSVFFTLLALLALLEPTKIIDATDLVRWLLILFCGFFWFLAVKLFAESNNYRDKFYYALSIPIFLLISWYLSTKSTMKPDFIFYFTLILFLSIFVSPFLFKKTDNEIVWSFNYHVYFNLAFTIFVAIVLFLGISFIALTLYILFDIKIPGEFYFGSWIVVSSFFAPIFALFNFTTDCFKKLDYLPLGLKIMMSYICVPLSIIYLIILYIYIIKIMINWQLPDGGIVYLVSGFAGLAISSFVASYPIINQGKNIISYFYHYFFKLMVAPLILMAIAIAARINQYGFTEARYMVLIWLIWLISAIILGLINSRTNTINNMHKVAIILLLIALFSPLSAENVASYSQFNRLTQLLKSKQTDQQRLYEDIYSIVNYMVKSNKVNNLKLLFIDQPNAYINITDPKSLKAEEIVKELGVTDLKHESDFNITFNDFYSYIDDGILIEEYDLLTSISTVRKIIKVNDQQLTVFFEPSTSMLTITNEKTNHVVYFNLENIRQQYIVDIPTKRFIAVESVDRKLRVKLLLTQIGGTIYNQKPTINSLTGLILIKIKDSE from the coding sequence ATGATAAAAAATTTTATCGATTCAAATATCTATCAATTAAAGAAAACCTTATGCCGTTTCTCTTTAGTGATATTGTGCAGTGTATTCTTTACCTTACTTGCTTTACTTGCCTTGCTTGAACCCACTAAAATTATTGATGCTACAGATCTTGTAAGATGGTTATTGATCTTATTTTGTGGTTTTTTTTGGTTTTTAGCTGTTAAATTATTTGCAGAGAGTAATAATTATCGAGACAAATTCTATTATGCACTAAGCATACCAATATTTTTGCTGATAAGTTGGTATTTATCTACTAAATCTACCATGAAACCTGACTTCATATTCTATTTTACTTTGATACTTTTTTTATCAATTTTTGTCAGTCCTTTTCTTTTTAAAAAAACAGATAACGAAATTGTCTGGAGCTTTAATTATCATGTCTACTTTAATTTGGCTTTTACTATTTTTGTAGCCATAGTACTTTTCCTAGGTATTAGTTTTATTGCCTTAACTCTTTATATTTTATTTGATATAAAAATTCCTGGTGAATTTTATTTTGGGAGTTGGATTGTTGTTTCATCATTCTTTGCTCCAATTTTTGCTTTATTCAACTTTACTACTGACTGTTTTAAAAAATTAGATTATCTACCGCTAGGTCTAAAGATAATGATGAGCTATATATGTGTTCCATTATCAATTATCTATCTAATTATTTTGTATATTTATATCATCAAAATAATGATCAATTGGCAATTGCCAGATGGTGGTATCGTCTATTTAGTATCTGGTTTTGCTGGTTTAGCAATTTCCTCTTTTGTTGCGTCTTATCCGATAATTAATCAAGGAAAAAATATCATAAGTTACTTTTATCATTATTTTTTCAAATTAATGGTTGCACCTTTAATATTAATGGCTATTGCAATAGCGGCAAGAATTAATCAATACGGGTTTACTGAAGCCAGATATATGGTGCTAATATGGTTAATCTGGCTAATATCAGCAATTATACTAGGTTTAATTAATAGTCGTACTAATACCATAAACAATATGCATAAGGTGGCGATTATTTTACTATTAATTGCTTTATTTAGCCCTTTGAGCGCAGAAAATGTTGCAAGCTATAGTCAATTTAATAGATTAACTCAGCTGCTAAAGAGTAAACAAACTGATCAACAGCGTTTATACGAAGATATTTACTCCATTGTTAATTATATGGTAAAAAGTAATAAAGTTAATAATTTAAAACTATTATTTATCGATCAACCTAATGCTTATATTAATATCACTGATCCTAAGTCACTTAAAGCAGAGGAGATAGTGAAGGAATTAGGGGTTACTGATCTGAAACATGAAAGTGATTTCAATATTACTTTTAACGATTTTTATTCCTACATTGATGATGGTATCTTGATTGAAGAATATGATTTGCTAACCAGTATTTCTACTGTTAGGAAAATTATTAAAGTTAATGATCAACAACTGACTGTTTTTTTTGAACCAAGCACTAGTATGCTTACTATTACCAATGAGAAAACTAACCATGTAGTTTATTTCAATCTCGAGAACATTCGACAACAATATATAGTTGATATACCAACAAAACGTTTTATAGCAGTAGAGTCAGTTGACCGTAAGTTGCGTGTAAAGCTATTATTAACCCAAATCGGTGGTACTATCTATAACCAAAAGCCAACAATCAATTCATTAACAGGGCTGATACTGATTAAAATCAAAGACTCTGAATAA